Part of the Pan paniscus chromosome 3, NHGRI_mPanPan1-v2.0_pri, whole genome shotgun sequence genome is shown below.
ccggccaaagTCCTTTTTTAACATAATATGTATTGAACCGTCACACCAACATTGTATCTGATTTttgcattagaaaatatttttttgccaggcgcagtggctcacgcctgtaatcctagcactttgggaggccaaggcgggtggatcatgacgtcagaagttcgagaccaggttggtcaacatggtgaaaccctgtctctactaaaaatacaaaaattagcggcatggaggcgcgcgcctgtaatcccagctacttgggaggctgaggcaggagaatcgcttgagcccaggaggtggaggttgcagggcgagactctgtctcaaaaaaaaaaaaaaaagaaaagaaaaaatttttctggaaaataaaaatatttttattaaatgagtCTAGGAAATCTAGGGAGATCTGGGACATTTTCTCCTCTGAACTATTTTATATGAGTGTGTCTCAAGTCATTCTcgaatttctctctttcttttttccagccAAACTGCTCTCAGTATAGATTACCAGGATGTCCCAGACACTTTAACCCTGTGTGTGGCAGTGACATGTCCACTTATGCCAATGAATGTACTCTGTGCATGAAAATCAGGTAACATGATTTTACAGCTGTAGACTAGCcaagttttcttcatttctttttttttcttcttctttttttttttttttttttgacagagtctcactctgtcacccaggctggagtgcggtggtgcaatcttggttcactgcaacctctgcctcctgggttgaagcaattcttgtgcctcagcctctggagtagctgggattacaggcacctgccaccacgcctggctaatttttaattttagtagagacagggtttcaccatgttggccaggctggtttcgaactcctgacctcaagtgatccacccgccttggcctcccaaagtgctgggattacaggcgtgagccaccgcacctgacctcttcatttcttttgttgaATTTTGATTACTTAGGAGGTAGTGACAATTTTCTTGGATGTAAGAATCAAAGGTGGTATGGTAGTTCTCAGTTTTCAGGGTCATGCTTAAAGAGATGCAAAATCCTCAGTGCATTTTTCAGGTCAAGTTAAACAATGAGATGTGTGATTAGTCAACTATAGGCCAGGTAATCAAATTATGTTATTGCCCACAAATGTGAAATTTCCTAAAATTAAGAGTCTATTTAATAGTTAAACTCTGTGgagtattaaattttatttttaattcaaaggGCATGTGTAGGTGGTCTGCACACCCTGTATTAGTAGTCGGGAAGTGGGACTTACTGACTCTGCTTAGTAGAATGCTAAGTAATGAGTGTATGATACTTGATGTGCTTCATGTAGCACACCTGACCAGGTGACTGTCACTGCTCCTTCAGGTATGCAGCTTTGTATGTAGCAGGGATTCATTATTTGACCTTAGTCAGTcttctctgattctttttttttttttgagactgagtctcacttgtcgcccgactcactgcaacctctgcctcccaggttcaagcgattctcctgactcagccttccaagtagctgggattacaggcatgtgccaccatacctggctaatttttgtacttttgttagagatggggttttaccatattggtcaggctggtctcaaacccctgacctcaggtgatcaggtgatccacccacttcggcctcccaaagtgctgggattacaggcgtgagccactgctcccagcctaagttttgtatttttagtagaggtggggattcaccatgttggccaggctggtctcgaacccctgacctccagtaatccacccaccttggcctcccaaagtgctaggattacaggcatgagccaccatgcccagctctctgAGTGATTCTTTGGGGTTAGTGTCCTGTGCCCTAGCGTTAGGGGAAAAAATGGCAGAGTGGGGACTTTCACCCTCTTTGTTTCCTAGATTTAgcttaaaaaatgattaaataagtgTAGCTGTGGAAGGAATCTAATATATATCTATCTACATGGGTCTTTTTAACACAAATAATGAGACAGTTTCAGTATGGTAGGTAATAAATGTATTTCTGTGATTGTTCAATTTGCAGGGAAGGTGGTCATAATATTAAAATCATTCGAAATGGACCCTGCTGATGGAGCAGTGTACAGTAAAGAAGATGGAGAGACCACCTTCACTGGCAGACTAGATAAATTGCATTtcccctttttcccttttcctgtgTTTCTTTACATGAGATTTGTTAACACACATTTTCTGAGAGCAGGTATGGAAGACAGCCATGTGTAGTGAtggataatttaaagaaaaaaagaatccttgTTTCTTGGCTTTTGCTCCTGGAGTTAAGCTTACTGCCCAGGTGACTTGTGCATTGCTTTATTTAGTTGAAATAAAATCAGCATTGAATTCAGTTCCTACTGTTCTCTGTTGAAAATACCATTCTCATTCCAGAGGAGGCAGAGTTTTACCTCTATCCTTTAAGAGTTTTTCAGCTGGGCCTGAGAATTAAATGGACATAAGACAGATCAACAGGAGGAAAGCATACAGACTTATTTAATACAAGTTTCACTTGGCATGGGAGCcttcataaagaaagaaacactcggcggggcatggtggctcatgcctgtaatcccagcactttgggaggctgaggcgggtggatcatgagctcaagagatcgagaccatcctggccagcatggtgaaacctcatctctactaaaaatacaaaaattagctgggtgtggtggcacaagcctgtagtcccagctacttgggaggctgaggcaggacaatcgcttgaacccaggaggcggaggttgcagtgagctgaaatcacaccactgcactccagcctgggcaacagagcgagactctgtctcaaaaataaataaataaataaacgctcaaagacacagagttgaacacttaTATGCTGAATTAGACAAAGAGTAGTGAATTATGAAAGTGTGACATGGCAGAGGGGCTTGGGCTGAGTTAATTGGGTAGAGAAGTGGCTGAGGATAAGCATTAGTCTAACAAGGTTGGTTTGTACACATTTCCCTTGACCTCAATTTCCAATTTCCCCCAGTCCTTGATGATAAGAATGTTACTTTACTTCTGGCATAGGGAGGACATCTTTCACAGGGGAATTTTATCTCctgcttttaagaaacagaaggaaagtcAGAATGATCTTCTTGCACCTGCTGTTTTTCAAGTGCTTTTAACTCAAAATAGTTAATATGCCAGGGCAGCATATTTTGGGTTGGCATATTAACTCCTTCATCATCAGCGGCCTCACATGGCCCTGTTCCTCTCAGGCGTGGATGAATTTCAGTAGGTGTGAAGTGGAGTTATTGTTGAGAGGGCAAGATTTATCCTAACTCCTTCTTTCCCTAATTCTCGGGTAATTACTTTATGTGTAGTTGGTACAGTGTTCTGCACATGGCCAATAATTGTAAGATACTTGGCGTTAACATTAACCCAAACTCGTAAAGTTAAAGAATCATGGaggtacaaatatttattagattcAAAATTTCCTTTCAATACAGTTTTCATTCTGAGTTCATACAGGAgtttggctttttctttctttcagagcagtggttctcaatccaGGGTGATTTTCcccaaggggacatttggcagtATGTCTGGAGGAATGTTTGGTATAACTGCTGAGGTGTGGGGTGCTACCTAGGGATGCTTCTAAACATCCTACATTGCATAGGTCAGCCCCCAACAGCAAGGAATTTTCCAatccaaatgtcagtagtgctaaGGTTGAGACACCCTGTTTTAGAGTTTGATACagcataaacattttataacaataatATAAGTGACCAGGGATTTAGAATGATAGCATTTTCCAGGTAGAGAATTTTAGTCATAAGGCCTAGGTTTAAGTACATTCGAGCACCAGGAAATGGTGAGACACGAGGCAAGAGGTGGCTGGGAGAGTGGTATCGTGGGGAGAACATGGCTTTTGGGGGTGAGCTAAATATGAGTTCATTCTGATTCCAACACTTGTGTTTCAGTTTTCGTATCTGAAAATGGGGTTGATGTTTAGCTCCTGGAGCTATGATGAGGAAACTGTTTAGCATAGTGCTTGACATATAGAAGCCACTGAAATAGGTGCTACTATTGTTTCAGACACCCCTCCTAGAGAGGAGAAAACAGGCCCACAAAGGCAAACACATTTGCCTAAGGTGATAGAACTGAGCCTGGGCctgcatggtggctcttgcctgtaatcccagcactttggaaggccaaggcgggcagatcatgaggtcaagagttcgagaccagtatggccaatatggtgaaacctcgtctctactaaaaatacaaaaattagctgggcgtggtggcaagtgcctataaccccagctactcgggaggctgaggcaggagaatcgcttgaacccaggaggtggaggttgcagtgagctgagatcgcaccactacactccagcctgcgttgacagagcaagactccatcttgaaaaaaaaaaaaaaagtcatatatgcTTTTTGGAAAATTGAAAAATACAGaccgggtgcaggggctcacccctgtaatgccagcactttgggaggctgaggcaagaggatcacttgaggccagaagttcgagatcagcctgggcaacacagaagaccctgtctctattaaataaataaatagatgaaaaaaattagatacaGAAGTATATAAAAATAGAGTGAAAGTCTTGCCCATCCTAGCCTCCAGAGGCACCCAAGACTgttttgaaatgtctttttctctaAGTACACGTGTATACAAAattacacatgtgcacacacaagtCCTGTAAACTTGCTTTTACTCTTAAATATTGGGTTTGTTTTCATGTTGATAtatattgtttcttcttttttaaacaaatttattattatttttttgagactgagtcttgctctgtggcccaggctggagtgcagtggcatgatctctgctcactgcaacctctgcctcccgggttcaagcgattctcctgcctcagcctctggagtagctgggattggaggcatgccaccactacacctgggtaatttttgtatttttagtagagacagggtttcaccatgttggccaggcttgtctggaactcctgacctcaagggatctgcctcattggcctcccaaagtgctgcgataacaggcgtgagccaccgtgcccagcctgtttcttcttttaaacAGCTACACAGTATACTGTTATTGTGCCATAATTTATCCAGTCTCTATTGACCTATATCTGGATTATTAGGATTCTCTTGATTGAAAGTGGGAAATCCCAACTCAAACTAGCCTAAGCTAAAAGGGGAATTAATTACTTCCTTGATATAGTGAAGTGACTAAGCACACTGGTTCAAAGCCAGATATCTGCATTCACCGACCAAATTACTGCttaactcagtttcctcatttataaagtgaGGAAGATAATAGTATCTACTTAAGATAATGCATGTAAGGTGCTTAGGACACTTGAAATGTTGGCTGTATTATAGAAAACTATACCTTTTTTTGCAAAAACAGTTTGCTCTTTTGACTTAATATTTCATGGATGTTTTTCCAAATCTATACATATAGATCTACATCATTGAAAACACTtgcatagtattctgttataTAGACATACCATAATTTGTCTATTCAATCTCATCCTGATAGACACTtacattatttctcatttttcactATCACTAATgctgaaattatgtcttttatttttatttatttatttataaatttttatttattttttgaggtgaagttttgcttgtgttgcccaggctggagtgcagtggcacgatctcagctcactgcaacctccggctcccgggttcaagtgattctcctgcctcagcctcctgagtagctgggattacaggcatgcgccatgatgcccagctaattttttgtatttttagtagagacggggtttcatcatgttggccttgctggtcttgaactcctgacctcaggtgattcacccgcctcagcctcccaaagtgtagtgattataggtgtgagccaccgcacctggcctatttattttttaaaaagtgaaaaattttcttttaatagagatgggtctcactatattgcccaggctggagtgcagtagctgtTCACAGGTGAGATCCTGCTACTCATCAGCACCGGGATTTTGACCTGCCCTGTTTCCAACCTGGGCCGGTTCACCCCttcttaggcaacctggtggtcccctgctcccaggaggtcaccatattgatgccaaaCTTAGTGTGGACACCCATAGGGatagcacactacagcccagaactcctggactcaaaacaatcctcccacctcagcctccggagtagctgggactacagacatgtgacaccacgcctggctaaactTATGTCTTTGTACTCATGCCCTTCCTTCTTTGTGCACATTCTGTAGGACAAATGCATAAGATTGGCATTACTTGGTCAGAAGATACACAAACTTAAAACATTGAAagagatttcaaaatatttttgaaaagtgtgTACCTATCTACATCCTCTGTGACAAATGAGTGCCTAGTTCTTCTTTCTACTACCATTGAGTTAAAGAAGTAGTGCTGCCCCGAATCTGCTCAGTTAGAGTTGTTCTGTATACTCAGTTTgcatccattcttttttttttttttttgagacagaatctctctctgtcagccaggccagagtgcagtggcgccatctcggctcactgcaacctccatcactggggctcaagcaattctcctgcctcagcctctagagtagctgggattacaggtccccaccatcacgcctggctaatttttgaatttttagtagagacggggtttcaccatgttggccaggctggtctcgaactgtagacctcaggtgatctgcccgcatcagcctcccaaagtactgggattacaggcatgagccactgcacctggctagcattcattctttattgaaaaattcgttttttccctttaatcttcttcttttttttcttttcttttcttttttttttttttttttttttttttttttgagacagaggctcgctccaggctggagtgcagtggagcgatctcagctcactgcaatctctgcctcctgggttcaagtgattctcctgcctcagcctcccgaatagctggggttacaggcacacaccaccatgcctggctagtttttgtatttttagtagagatgaggtttcaccttgttggccaggctggtctaatgTTCTTCTTTAAAAGTGGCATAGTAATTATAGTTGTCTCAAGTAAATGGTGAGAAGAAAGTGCAACAGTCTATGGAGAGTTCTAGAATAGAAGCTGCCCAAGGATGGAGATCCTCTAAGTCTTGCTCATCATGGTATTTTCAGTGCCCAGaatagcacctagcacagtgcataTTTGTTGGTTGAGGACATGAAAATACAGCTTAGGAAGCTCAcaaaataatgacaacaaaacCACTAACCTCCATGAATTTCCTTCCTGCAAGAACAGGCAAGATAACTCAAACCAGAAATcccacacaccacaaagaaaacaACGTTTTGACTTGCCCAACAgtgaatttcattttttcctatgttaCTCTGAAAAAGATAACAATGCTTCATGCCCAGAAGATTTTGAACAGTTCCAGGAGCATACCTTAAATTGGTTTAGATTCTTCtttgttatttaattaatttatttgagatggaatcttgctctgttgcccaggctggagtgcagtggtgtgatctcggctcactgcaacctccacctcccaggttcaagcaattcttttgcctcaacctcccgagtagctgggattacaggtgcccaccaccaaaccctgctaattttttgtattttttagtagagacggcgtttcaccatattggccaggctggtcttgaattcctgacctcgtgatccacccccttcagcctcccaaagtgctgggattacagatgtgagccaccgtgcccggccctttttttaattttaaaaattattcttaatttttgtagagatgaggcctggccgtgttgcccaggctggtcttgaactcctaagctcaagcggtccgcctgccttggcctcccaaagcgctgggattacaggcatgtgccacagcacccggccctgccttagatttttttaatgacaaaaaatcTTTACATCtgatcattcactcatttatgtCGTACACACTTACAGATATCTACCATGTGATGAGCATGGGGTATACAATGACAAATGACCCTTAGCTCCTGTACATGCAGAACTTATAggatcattcttttttctctgaaaagcAGAACAACTCTCACTTCTGAAAACCAAGAATCTGATGTCTGCTGTAGACTTTTAAGTTCCATGAGGTTAAAACCAGTATTTGTTGTGTTCCCTACTGAATTCCCAgcacttggcacagtgcctgtCACTCAATAAAAACCTAATAAGTACTCATGGGCGGGCTTACTGAAGTCAGTTTCATTCTGATGGCTTCTGCATTCTGTGGCTAGATTTACAATGGCAAGAGTATTTTggacaaaaggagaagctgagCTTCAGGCAGCAAAGCAGGTGGCAACAGTTAGATATAAATCACTCTCATTCAACCTTTAGGGGAGCCACTTCCTCACTATGTCTTGGAGGTGAGCTCACCCAGGCCATAAACCTCAAAAAAAGGGGACCTATGTCTTagtttattgaacatttatttgCTGAAcactgtatgtgtatgtgtgtgtgtgtgtgtgtgtgtgtatatatatatatttcagacgtggtcttactttgtcacccaggctggagtgaagattacagctcactgcagccttgacttcccaggctcaagcagtcctcctgcctcagctttccaagtagcttgaactacacgcatgcaccaccatgcccagctaacactttttaacttttttttcgtagagacagggtcttgctatattgcccaggctggtcttgaactcctgggctcaagcgatcctcccatctcatcctcccaaagtgctgggattacaggcgtgacatgccgcacctggccaacactatttgtttttaagaaagcACTTtgtggatgtgaagaaataggaatgcttttacactgttggtgggagtgtaaattagttcagccattgtggaagacagtgtggggattcctcaaggatctaaaactagaaatacaatttgatccagcagtcccattactgggtatatccaaaggatgataaatcattctactatataagacacatgcacatgtatgtttattgtggcactattcacaatagcaaagacttggaacccaaatgtccattaatgacagaatggataaagaaaatgtggcacatatacaccatggaatactatgcagccataaaaaaggatgagttcatgtcctttgcagggacatggatgaagctggaaaccatcattctcagcaaactatcacaagaacagaaaaccaaacaccacatgttcttactcataagtgggagttgaacaaggagaacacatggacacaggcagggaaacatcacacactggggcctgtcagggggtggggggctaggggagggatagcattaggagaaatacctaatgtaggtgacaggttgatgggtgcagcaaaccaccatggcacgtgtatgcctatgtaacaaaactgcacgttctgcacatggaacccagaacttaaagtataattaaaaaaataaaaacaacaaaaaaagcattttatttgtctttattatttatttattttgagacggagttttgttcttgttgcccgggctggagtgcaatggtgcaatcttggctaactgcaacctccacctcccaggttcaagggattctcctgccttagcctcctgagtagctgggactacaggcacgcgccactacgcccagctaatttttgtatttttagtagagatggggtttcaccacgttggccaggctggtctcgaactcctgacctcaagtgatctgcctgcctcggcctcccagattgttgggattacaggcgtgagccactgcacctggccttttttatttttatttttatttttaaataatagacatgggagtctcactatgttgcccaggctggtctcaaactcctgggctcaaatgaggtttccaccttggcttcctgaaatgctggggttacagaagtgagccaccacatccagccatggAGTTTTCTTCCCATAGAATTAAAGTGATCTCAgcataaaaaaaattgagaacccATGTTCCAGGGCTTCTTTCACCTGTCCCTCTCTAAACTCCTAGTTGAGATCAAATTCCGGCTCATACTGAAATGTCCTCTCTTAGTCACAGggtcttcaaagaaaataaagcatcaGACAAAATATTGAAACCATTAAGCTTCCTTCTACCCCATTCCAGTTCTTCTCCACAGTTACTCTCTGACATCATACAACTATGtttatattgtattgtatacGCATTTAACTGACACacacaatgaataaaatacagaagaaaaggaaCTTGGGGAAGCAAAGACCTCGTTCTCACCTCCTTCTATAATACCCAGATCTAAGCCTCTGTTTCTATATTCTCCATAGTGAGAGGAAGCAACATACCTACACAATATTTAGCAATATGATCAATCACATGTGAAAGCAGTTGCCAATAACGGGACCATTTAGACTGCCAAATTACATAATTGACACATTCTCTCTTTAGAGCagggagttttatttttctgtgttgaaaatgagataatatttaaTGAGTGTCTATAGTTGCATTcactgcagaattttttttttcgagatggagtctcgttctgtcgcccaggctgtaatgcagtggcacaatcttggctcactgcaacctctgcctccgaggttcaagcgatttctggctaatttttgtatttttagtagagacaaggtttcactatgttggccaggctggccttgaactcctgacttcaagtgatctgcccgcctcagcctcccaaagtgctaggattataggtgtgagccaccatgcctggcccactggCCCACtacagtcttctttttttttttttttttttggagtctcactctgttgcccaggctagagtgcagtggcgcaatctcggctcactgcaatctctgccttcctggctcaagtgattctcctgcctcagcctcctgagtagctgggattacaggcgcgcaccaccatgcccgcctactttttgtattttagtagagacagagtttcaccatattggccaggctggtctcgaactcctgacctcgtgatctgcccaccttggcctcccaaagtgctgggattacaggcgtgagccacccagcccGGCCAAAACCTGCTCCAGTATTCTTAATCCATAGTATTGAAACTACAGGCACATTTTATGAGGGCCTATGATCTAAAGTGCTATcctttatgttttatattgtttaagAGAGAAACATCAACTCTGTTTCTTAGTACTCTAGCAGATTCAAAAACTGGTTTTCTTACTGTGCAGGGGATCGTGTTTATGTGACATTTATGATAAAATTAGATTTCACAGTTTTTGTGGCTTTTCTTCTGTCCCCAAGTAAAATTAGATTTCCTTgtacatagaaagaaaaaaaattgggggaggaaatacattaaaacattaatgaaattaaataatcATACTCAAATTTTCTTCAAGGAGTATACACTATTTtgctaattataataaaatgggTCTTATTAAAAATCAGAgtgggggagaggaggaagaaaggtcTGATTTTAAAAGCCATGAGATGAAGCCACGAGTCAGAAAGAGCCCAGCAATAATATCTTACAGATCATGACCAAAAATGCTTCCTGGCCAGTGTGGAGACACCAGGGGGCAGTGGCTCCCTGAGAACTGCTGCTGCTCCCAGCTCAGGCGGCTCAGCCTGCGGTCTACGATTCATCGATTCATCGTCACCAAACTCGGGAAAGTTACGTTGCACTTACATGCTGCTTCCGAAGGCTCTTATGCTTTGATTTCTTGAAGGCACCGTTTCTGTGAATAAAACTGAACGATGGTCCGGCGGGGATTAGCATGTAGTTGAGGACCTGGGTGAAAAGATGGGAAATAAAGACAAACCGAAACCATTTTGCCTTCTGGAGTAGGAGTCCGGGAAAGGGATTTGAAAAGCTGCCACGATAGGGTTCAAACTTAGCGGTCCAGGTTGACCTAGTTCCCACAGCCATCAGGAAGAGGGGCGTGCTTCTCTATGGGCAGCAAGTTGAGGAGGAAGTTCCCACTCTTCTTCTCCAGCTTTTCTGCCTCAACACTGCCGCCCCGTCCCACCCCCAGTTCACAATCTTTCATTCTGGCTAAAACTTCTGCCTTTATGCATTACTTCAGGCAATGCATATAACATTCTATCTTTGCTTGGCTATACTGTTTACAAAGTTGTTTATACTTTATAAACCATTTTCATGCGTGTTTTCCACCCATGATTTGAAATGGTTTGGGCTTTCGACTCCCACGTTAAAGACCTTCACTATATTGGAAATAAGTACACCCTAAGTGACTAAAGCTAATACTAGAAACCACTGGATTACTGGACCAAGCCCTAATGACATCGCATTGGCCTGAGAACACTGACCAGGCTGCTGGCTAAAG
Proteins encoded:
- the SPINK2 gene encoding serine protease inhibitor Kazal-type 2 isoform X3 — encoded protein: MALAVLRLALLLLAVTFAASLIPQVGRFSKYRTPNCSQYRLPGCPRHFNPVCGSDMSTYANECTLCMKIREGGHNIKIIRNGPC